One part of the Thermodesulfobacteriota bacterium genome encodes these proteins:
- the asnB gene encoding asparagine synthase (glutamine-hydrolyzing) produces the protein MCGICGVVYSHPERPVDREMLRQMTEIMAHRGPDSQGFHIAPGVGLGIRRLSIIDLEAGDQPIFNEDGSIIVVCNGEIYNFKELRQELLARGHRFKTHSDIEVIVHLYEDHGEECVSYLRGMFGFALWDRNRRQLMLARDRLGIKPLFYSTNMEGIYFGSEIKSILMSGGIEREMDVKALKDLFNLGFVLSPKTLFTRIRRLLPGHYLLYRDGKSSIRQYWDVRFPTRGEDTPRRSQQEWAELLRYKLEESVRIHLRSDVPVGAWLSSGIDSSSIASLMSLNSDRPIETFSLAFENQRFDEISQQKTLNHFKFYNLDNRQALCTAKDFEILPKAVWHCEDPFTTGVEIPQMILSQLASNSVKVVLTGEGSDEIFGGYPWFITHKLLQPFTKLPRGMQRFLARMPAVRRRWPRASRILSAPSEMNLARYKFVIDSGIAEFDDQIFSDDLRYKLSDQSSAEDSLSLPREFNSWHTFAQLQYLELKVRLPDYITRHLDAASMAYSLEARVPFLDHELVEFSTQIPPSLKMRGVQEKHILRQAMRDVLPREIAQRKKRGLSAPYAQWVDELPAFASELMSENCLREKGYFNPEFMTQLAGQHGLRKTVHSKYLMGVLGIQLWDDLFMKGCKPRNQ, from the coding sequence TCCCATCCGGAAAGGCCGGTTGATAGGGAAATGCTCCGTCAGATGACCGAGATTATGGCCCATCGCGGCCCGGACAGCCAGGGTTTTCATATTGCGCCCGGGGTCGGCCTGGGAATTAGGCGCCTGAGTATTATAGACCTGGAAGCCGGGGACCAGCCGATTTTTAACGAAGACGGGTCCATAATCGTCGTTTGTAATGGAGAGATTTATAATTTCAAAGAGCTCAGGCAAGAGCTACTGGCCCGCGGCCACCGTTTTAAAACCCACTCGGACATAGAGGTAATCGTTCATCTTTATGAAGACCATGGTGAAGAATGCGTCAGCTATTTAAGAGGTATGTTCGGCTTTGCCTTATGGGATAGAAACCGCCGCCAGCTTATGCTCGCCCGAGACCGTCTCGGCATAAAACCGCTATTTTACTCTACGAACATGGAAGGGATATACTTTGGCTCGGAGATAAAGTCCATACTGATGAGCGGCGGTATAGAAAGGGAAATGGACGTGAAGGCACTCAAGGATTTGTTCAACCTGGGTTTTGTCCTTTCACCCAAGACCCTATTTACCCGGATTCGTCGGCTGTTGCCCGGACATTATCTTCTTTATCGGGACGGCAAATCATCCATTCGCCAATATTGGGACGTTCGCTTTCCGACGCGGGGTGAAGATACGCCTCGAAGAAGCCAGCAGGAATGGGCCGAATTACTCAGGTATAAGCTAGAGGAATCCGTAAGAATTCATTTACGGAGCGACGTTCCCGTCGGGGCATGGCTAAGCAGCGGAATCGACTCTAGCTCCATCGCTTCCCTGATGAGCTTAAATAGCGATCGCCCTATAGAGACCTTCTCTCTCGCATTCGAGAACCAGCGGTTTGACGAGATAAGCCAGCAGAAAACCTTGAATCACTTTAAGTTCTATAATCTCGATAACCGACAGGCGCTATGTACTGCTAAGGACTTTGAGATTCTGCCCAAGGCTGTATGGCACTGCGAGGACCCATTCACCACCGGCGTCGAGATTCCTCAAATGATCCTCTCTCAGTTGGCGTCAAATAGCGTCAAGGTAGTACTGACCGGAGAAGGTTCCGACGAAATCTTCGGGGGCTATCCCTGGTTCATAACCCACAAGCTATTACAGCCCTTCACAAAGCTCCCCAGGGGGATGCAAAGATTCTTGGCCCGGATGCCGGCGGTCAGAAGAAGATGGCCGCGGGCAAGCCGAATACTCAGCGCTCCATCCGAGATGAACCTGGCTCGATATAAATTTGTCATCGACTCCGGAATTGCCGAGTTTGATGACCAAATCTTTTCCGACGACCTGAGATACAAACTATCCGACCAATCTAGTGCCGAAGACTCCCTAAGCCTCCCCCGAGAGTTCAATAGCTGGCATACCTTTGCACAACTGCAATACCTGGAACTGAAGGTGCGTCTCCCGGACTATATTACTAGACACTTAGATGCAGCCTCCATGGCCTATTCACTGGAAGCGCGAGTGCCCTTCCTGGACCATGAACTCGTGGAGTTCTCCACTCAAATCCCACCCTCTTTGAAAATGCGAGGCGTTCAGGAAAAACACATACTCCGCCAAGCTATGCGCGACGTTTTACCCAGGGAAATTGCCCAGCGAAAGAAGCGCGGACTCTCCGCCCCGTACGCACAATGGGTGGACGAGCTACCGGCATTTGCCTCGGAATTAATGTCCGAAAACTGTCTCAGAGAAAAAGGATATTTTAACCCCGAGTTTATGACCCAGTTGGCTGGGCAACACGGACTTAGGAAGACCGTCCACAGTAAGTATTTGATGGGCGTCCTCGGAATTCAGCTTTGGGACGACCTTTTCATGAAAGGCTGTAAGCCTCGGAATCAATAA
- the murF gene encoding UDP-N-acetylmuramoyl-tripeptide--D-alanyl-D-alanine ligase, translating to MTGSVGKTTTKECLGAILSAHFPTAMTQYNQNDAYGVPRTILRIRPWHRFAVVEIGTSRPGRVGKLARLVRPHIAIVLAVARTHINFFKTLEETAREKARILEPLSSDGLAILNADDPRVLRMADNCKCKVKTFGLSKEYNLWADEISSKWPEHLTLRVHTRSQAEWIKTNLVGEHWVSSILAAVLAALSCGISLKDAAAALEKVNPAMGRMQPVVVPSGAIILRDEENGSSDTLLPALKVLKEAEAKRRVLVMSDISDSRDKPRDRLKKLGKTASQIADLAVFIGEHGHHAVKTAIASGMKPEQALHFKDLYRAALYLRSELRSGDLVLLKGRITDHLSRLFLAQFGPIGCWKTKCGKTFLCDICKELKPEFDLGGLESRLFIQ from the coding sequence ATAACCGGAAGCGTAGGAAAAACGACAACCAAAGAGTGTCTAGGGGCCATACTCTCCGCTCATTTTCCTACCGCTATGACTCAATACAATCAAAATGATGCTTACGGTGTCCCCCGTACCATACTTCGAATAAGACCATGGCACCGATTTGCCGTGGTGGAAATCGGAACCAGCCGACCGGGGCGGGTCGGTAAATTAGCTAGACTGGTGAGGCCTCATATCGCTATCGTGCTGGCAGTGGCCAGGACACACATCAACTTCTTCAAGACACTAGAAGAAACAGCCAGAGAGAAGGCCCGGATTTTGGAGCCTCTTTCCTCCGACGGATTGGCCATTCTGAACGCTGACGACCCACGCGTGCTAAGAATGGCCGACAACTGCAAGTGCAAAGTGAAGACGTTTGGTCTATCGAAAGAGTATAATCTATGGGCCGATGAGATATCGTCAAAATGGCCCGAACATCTGACCCTTAGGGTGCATACCCGGTCTCAGGCCGAATGGATTAAGACTAATTTGGTCGGGGAGCACTGGGTGAGCTCGATTTTGGCCGCTGTCCTTGCGGCCCTTTCCTGCGGAATTTCGCTCAAAGATGCAGCCGCGGCACTGGAGAAAGTCAACCCGGCTATGGGTCGTATGCAGCCGGTAGTTGTTCCTTCCGGAGCTATTATTCTACGGGATGAAGAAAACGGCTCGTCGGATACTTTGCTGCCGGCACTGAAGGTCTTGAAAGAAGCCGAAGCTAAGCGTCGGGTACTGGTTATGAGTGATATCTCCGATTCTCGTGATAAGCCCCGTGACCGGCTTAAGAAATTGGGAAAGACTGCCTCACAAATAGCCGACCTAGCAGTCTTTATCGGTGAACACGGGCATCACGCTGTAAAGACGGCCATCGCGTCCGGGATGAAACCGGAGCAGGCTCTTCATTTTAAAGACCTATACCGAGCGGCTCTATACCTACGGTCAGAGCTTCGGAGTGGAGACCTGGTGTTGCTGAAGGGACGAATTACCGACCATCTCTCCAGGTTATTCCTGGCCCAGTTTGGACCAATCGGCTGCTGGAAGACTAAGTGTGGGAAGACTTTTCTTTGCGATATCTGTAAGGAGTTAAAACCAGAGTTCGACCTGGGCGGTTTAGAATCAAGACTATTTATTCAATGA
- a CDS encoding ATP-grasp domain-containing protein produces the protein MYMTEFDRDNDISSIVETLGDSNVTQIFVHSVTSLKNIGEYIKIKPELAKYSERALVLARPDDLVCVPYDVDNQHLQFLSGLAVGTKKEKVIVASGGVNTGVGASLSDLVAANPDALLTIRRLIKPNKKIILNPYITTHREIRLASTLEKVLATKIHLDGGAPEAVCYADQKCKVRNKALALGIPVPQGEVIEIMRGEDGRPLSMTPIESGVGRHIHRTGRVVIKGTHGTSGDSTFIVEKGAPSIKQALNEIAEKDYNTTYIVESMIDFTVSPNVLMYIEPGKGDIFCVGITDQVLNENLMHEGNIYPSVANTLKDMVLSARTLSRWLQAKGYSGLLGFDFIEYFDREKGLYQHYLAEINPRTNAATYPRALMEHLNKEQKRKGRPIIQAFLSLNVRTKAISFADIEKLYDHSFFDPETGKGLVPFNIGCLEYGKFTAALFGKTRNEVLNIYKDLSILSQKEEEQLK, from the coding sequence ATGTATATGACCGAATTCGACCGAGATAATGATATAAGCTCCATAGTCGAAACCTTGGGTGACTCCAATGTTACCCAAATATTCGTACACAGCGTCACCTCGCTTAAGAACATCGGCGAGTATATCAAAATTAAGCCGGAATTAGCCAAATATTCGGAAAGAGCCCTGGTATTGGCAAGGCCTGACGATTTGGTCTGCGTTCCGTACGATGTAGACAACCAGCATCTTCAATTCCTCTCCGGACTGGCTGTAGGCACTAAAAAAGAAAAAGTAATAGTTGCTTCTGGTGGCGTTAATACCGGCGTCGGGGCAAGTCTATCTGACCTAGTAGCTGCTAATCCTGATGCGCTTTTGACAATTAGAAGGCTGATTAAGCCCAACAAGAAAATTATCCTGAACCCTTACATAACAACCCACCGAGAAATTAGGCTGGCTTCCACTTTAGAGAAGGTTCTAGCCACGAAAATCCATCTCGATGGTGGAGCCCCGGAGGCAGTCTGCTATGCCGACCAAAAGTGCAAGGTCAGAAATAAAGCACTCGCACTCGGAATACCGGTTCCCCAAGGCGAAGTTATAGAAATCATGCGGGGAGAAGATGGAAGGCCCTTAAGCATGACACCGATCGAGTCCGGCGTAGGCCGCCACATCCATAGAACCGGTAGAGTGGTTATCAAAGGAACTCATGGGACATCCGGAGATTCAACCTTCATCGTAGAAAAAGGTGCTCCTAGCATAAAGCAAGCTCTAAACGAGATTGCGGAGAAAGACTACAACACCACATATATCGTAGAGTCTATGATTGATTTTACCGTCTCTCCAAACGTTCTGATGTATATAGAGCCCGGCAAGGGCGATATTTTCTGCGTGGGCATCACCGACCAGGTCCTTAATGAAAACCTGATGCACGAGGGCAACATTTACCCATCCGTAGCTAACACGTTAAAAGATATGGTACTTTCAGCCAGGACGCTATCAAGGTGGCTGCAGGCGAAGGGATACAGCGGTTTACTGGGGTTCGATTTCATAGAGTATTTTGACCGGGAAAAGGGTCTATACCAGCACTATCTTGCCGAAATCAACCCGAGAACCAACGCCGCCACCTATCCCCGAGCACTCATGGAACACCTTAATAAAGAGCAGAAAAGAAAAGGACGGCCGATTATCCAGGCATTTCTCTCACTCAACGTCAGGACGAAGGCGATTTCGTTCGCAGACATCGAGAAATTATATGACCACTCATTCTTTGACCCGGAAACCGGCAAAGGATTGGTTCCTTTCAATATCGGCTGCCTGGAATACGGCAAGTTTACCGCGGCTCTTTTTGGAAAAACCAGAAACGAGGTTTTGAACATTTATAAGGACCTCTCTATACTGTCACAAAAGGAAGAAGAACAATTAAAGTAG
- a CDS encoding glycosyltransferase family 2 protein, which translates to MQYSTPSFQNKTPFISIIIPVHNGENYIDKCLDSILASTYNPYEIIVVDDASTDKSAEISRGKGASVLRLDRQSGPAAARNFGAEKAKGEILFFVDSDIVVKPDTITRIAEDFMKNPEIVAVFGSYDDSPAASDLLSQYRNLFHHYIHQNSQSEAKTFWAGCGAIYREIFHQLNGFDEYLYTKPSIEDIELGLRMWKRGYRILLDKELQVKHLKHWKWRSCLKTDIFDRAIPWSRLILESGLLPRDLNLQIPHRISALLVGILVLTVIVSLLGALNLFKFPADNFFIASLALIATLLILNRKVYGFFYRERGLKFTVTAIPLHFLYYFYSGTSFAACWLLHRFPILRSVLHKANAFAQSLLQRN; encoded by the coding sequence ATGCAATACTCTACCCCCTCGTTTCAAAATAAGACGCCCTTCATCTCGATTATTATTCCAGTGCATAATGGGGAGAACTATATCGATAAGTGTTTAGATTCAATACTTGCCTCTACTTATAACCCTTATGAAATCATAGTCGTCGACGATGCCTCTACAGACAAAAGCGCTGAAATCAGCAGGGGAAAAGGTGCGTCGGTACTTCGACTGGACCGCCAATCCGGTCCGGCGGCCGCGCGCAATTTTGGCGCTGAGAAAGCAAAGGGAGAAATACTCTTTTTCGTCGATTCCGACATAGTAGTCAAGCCTGATACCATTACTCGCATAGCTGAAGACTTTATGAAGAATCCAGAAATTGTGGCTGTCTTCGGCTCTTATGATGACAGTCCTGCTGCCTCTGACCTGTTGTCCCAGTATCGGAATCTTTTTCACCACTACATACACCAAAATTCTCAATCGGAAGCAAAAACCTTCTGGGCGGGCTGCGGCGCTATTTATCGGGAGATCTTCCATCAACTCAATGGTTTCGATGAATATCTCTACACTAAACCGTCCATCGAGGATATAGAACTGGGGCTACGGATGTGGAAAAGAGGCTACCGAATTCTTCTAGACAAAGAGCTTCAGGTTAAACACCTGAAGCACTGGAAATGGCGAAGTTGTCTGAAAACAGACATCTTTGACCGCGCCATCCCCTGGTCCAGGTTGATTCTGGAGAGCGGTTTATTACCGCGTGATTTAAACCTCCAAATCCCCCACCGGATAAGCGCTTTATTAGTAGGGATATTAGTTCTCACGGTTATCGTCTCGCTTTTAGGCGCTCTTAATCTGTTCAAATTCCCCGCAGATAATTTTTTCATAGCTTCTTTGGCGCTAATCGCCACGCTCCTAATCCTTAATCGAAAGGTATACGGGTTTTTCTATCGGGAGAGGGGACTAAAATTCACTGTCACGGCTATACCACTTCATTTCCTCTACTATTTTTACAGCGGCACTTCTTTTGCCGCATGCTGGCTTCTTCATAGGTTTCCGATTTTACGCTCGGTCTTGCACAAGGCCAATGCTTTCGCCCAAAGTCTTCTTCAAAGAAATTGA